In one window of Thalassophryne amazonica chromosome 9, fThaAma1.1, whole genome shotgun sequence DNA:
- the LOC117516843 gene encoding uncharacterized protein LOC117516843 has product MATWCSCPLCGCRILEFSCKEVGTLLRISLSCKECGHQGNWDSQPFFGRAAAGNILLSAAILFSGATVTKVLRVLSHMGVTVMSGRSFFRHQEQVLFNAVKRLWVEQQVSMLNLLQAEGEPLVCGGDGRADTPEHSAKYSTYTMVELRKTAVIDVQLVQSNEVGGSYQMEQEGLQQSLEKIEEYVDVGTLVTDRHVGINKMVREEYPGIWHFFDIWHVAKGIKKKLYNLSKLRDCQAVKPWISSIINHLY; this is encoded by the exons ATGGCAACTTGGTGCAGCTGCCCCTTGTGTGGCTGTAGGATACTCGAATTCTCATGCAAAGAAGTGGGAACACTGCTTCGAATATCCCTCAGTTGCAAGGAGTGTGGCCACCAGGGGAACTGGGACAGTCAGCCCTTCTTTGGCAGAGCTGCAGCTGGCAATATCTTGTTGTCAGCTGCCATCTTATTCAGTGGGGCAACCGTGACAAAAGTGCTCCGTGTCCTCTCCCACATGGGAGTCACTGTGATGTCTGGTAGGTCCTTCTTCCGCCACCAGGAACAAGTGTTGTTCAATGCCGTGAAGCGACTGTGGGTAGAGCAGCAAGTCTCCATGCTTAACCTGCTACAAGCTGAGGGAGAACCTCTTGTCTGTGGTGGTGATGGGAGAGCGGATACTCCAGAGCACAGTGCCAAATATAGCACATACACGATGGTGGAGCTCCGGAAAACAGCTGTAATTGATGTCCAACTTGTCCAG AGCAATGAGGTTGGGGGCAGCTACCAAATGGAGCAGGAGGGGTTGCAGCAGTCGCTGGAGAAGATCGAGGAGTATGTTGATGTTGGGACTCTTGTCACTGACCGCCATGTAGGAATAAACAAGATGGTGAGGGAGGAGTACCCAGGAATATGGCACTTCTTTGACATATGGCATGTTGCCAAAG GCATCAAGAAGAAGCTGTACAACCTCAGCAAGTTGAGAGATTGTCAAGCCGTGAAACCATGGATTTCAAGTATTATCAACCACCTGTATTGA